From the genome of Nocardia sp. NBC_01503, one region includes:
- a CDS encoding YbaB/EbfC family nucleoid-associated protein yields the protein MVRERGEAEAASIMEGFARQMREIAEASRKRTLLTASATSGRVTVTVNADCIVIATKFASDIADVGYDEIAKAVTIAAQQASADMRRQTEELLRPLSDKRAKMPKLSELFEGMPDLESQAPIPQPASLAPPQAKERLAQKAEPAPEFSDAVDYEDWHSTRGNSGPTSSGW from the coding sequence TTGGTAAGGGAGCGTGGGGAAGCCGAGGCCGCCTCGATTATGGAGGGGTTCGCGCGGCAGATGCGCGAGATTGCCGAGGCGTCGCGTAAACGGACGTTGTTGACGGCCAGCGCCACCAGTGGGCGGGTGACGGTGACCGTCAATGCCGACTGCATTGTGATCGCCACCAAGTTCGCCTCCGATATCGCCGACGTCGGTTATGACGAGATCGCGAAGGCCGTGACGATCGCCGCGCAGCAGGCCTCGGCCGATATGCGGCGTCAGACCGAGGAGCTGCTGCGGCCGCTCAGTGACAAGCGGGCCAAGATGCCCAAGCTGTCCGAGCTTTTCGAGGGTATGCCCGATCTCGAATCGCAGGCGCCCATCCCGCAGCCGGCCTCGCTCGCGCCGCCGCAGGCCAAGGAGCGGCTCGCGCAAAAGGCCGAACCCGCACCGGAATTCAGCGATGCGGTGGATTACGAGGATTGGCACTCCACCCGGGGCAATTCGGGTCCGACCAGCAGCGGCTGGTGA